From the Papaver somniferum cultivar HN1 chromosome 2, ASM357369v1, whole genome shotgun sequence genome, the window gaAATTAACGATGCACCAATAGAGCAAGTCAAGTTAACGGTTCCAATAACAGATGATCCGACATTGCCTTGTCTAACGTTCCGAACATGGTTTCTAGGGATAACTTCATGTGCACTTCTAGCTTTCCTGGGACAATTCTTTGGTTACCGCCAGAACCCGCTTTCTTTATCCTCAGTTTGTATTCAAATTGTTGTTCTACCTATCGGGAAAGTAATGGCAGCAACTCTTCCGACGAAATCCATAACCATCCCATTGACGAATTGGAAATTTACGCTTAATCCAGGACCATTCAATATGAAAGAACATGTATTGATCACAATATTTGCGAATACAGGATCAAGTGGTGTCTATGCTGTCAATATTATTACCATTGTCAAAGCTTTTTATCATAAAAACCTGCATCCTATGGCTGCAATGTTGTTGACACAGACCACACAGGTATTATAAGAACAAGTAGCGCATTGTTAGATATTTAGAACGTTTAACTTAGTCACTGTATATACCATGCATTAATCGGTTTTGCTCGTTTATTTGTAATTCAGATGTTGGGGTATGGCTGGGCTGGTTTGTTCAGAAAATATCTTGTGGATTCTCCATATATGTGGTGGCCGTCAAATCTTGTTCAAGTCTCACTTTTCAGGTTAGTTAAATCTTCAATTTGGTTTTAGTTATAATCGCGTTCGGCACATTAtataattctatttttttttgtttcttatgcTTGATCGTTTGTAGAGCATTGCATGAAGTAGAGAGGAGACCTAAAGGAGGGCTAACAAGATTACAGTTCTTTTTGGCTGTCTTAGTAGCAAGTTTTTCATACTATGTAATCCCAGGTTACTTCTTTCCTTCGATTACATCTCTATCCTTGGTTTGCTGGATATGGAAAGACTCAATCACAGCTCAACAGATTGGTTCTGGTCTCCATGGCCTTGGTGTTGGTTCATTCGCTTTTGATTGGAATACTGTAGCTAGCTTCTTAGGAAGTCCTTTAGCTACTCCGGCTTTCGCCATTGTGAACATACTTGCTGGGTTCTTCCTCATTGTTTATGTTTGCATTCCTATTTCTTACTGGAATAATATATATGAAGCAAAACGTTTCCCTATCTATTCCTCCCATGTGTTCACCTCTACCGGCGAGTCATACAATCTCTCACGGGCATTTAATGCGGATACGTTCCAATTCGACCAAGTTGGATACGATGCTTACAGCCCAGTTTATTTGAGCATTTTCTTTGCTTTCGCATATGGGTTAAGCTTTGCAACTCTTACAGCAACCCTCTCGCATGTTGCACTCTTCCATGGAAAGTACGTAGATTTCATTACTCACATGTGGCACTCTTCTATGCACATGTTTACTTTGTAATTCATGCGTTTCTTGATCATAATGTACAGGACTATTGCAAAAATGTGGAGACAAACCAGAGCAACGGTTCACGATAACATTGGAGATGTACATAATAGATTGATGAGAAGTTATGAACCAGTTCCTCAATGGTGGTTTTATACTATCTTGTTTATAATGGTGTCTCTTGCTCTGATTGCATGCGAAGGATTCGGTAGACAATTGCAACTTCCATATTGGGGAATTTTACTTGCTTGTGCATTAGCTCTATTTTTCACGTTACCTATCGGTATAATCGCAGCTACCACAAATCAGGTAAAAAACTTAAGAGCAAATCTGTGTTTACCAATCAACAAGAAACTTATATGCAGcctaaatttcaaaaaaattgtcATGTCAATTTAGTGTTTTATGTAATGTTTGCAGGCACCTGGATTAAATGTGATTACTGAATTGGTTATTGGATACTTATACCCGGGGAAACCTCTTGCAAATGTGGCTTTTAAGACCTATGGTTATATCAGTATGACTCAAGCCTTAACTTTTCTTGGAGATTTCAAACTTGGTCATTACATGAAGATCCCTCCTAAGGCCATGTTTTTTGTTCAGGTTTTTGTCtacttctcatcatcatcttcttcttttccttgccGTCTTTTAAAATCCCCGGAATTAATAACCTGTATGTTTTTATTTGTTTAGTTGGTGGGTACTGTAGTCGCATCATCTGTCTACTTCGGAACGTCATGGTGGCTATTGACAACGGTAGAGAACATATGTGACCCATCGAAGTTACCTGACGGAAGTCCATGGACTTGTCCCAGCGACGATGTGTTCTACAACGCATCTATAATATGGGGTGTAATTGGACCATTACGTATGTTTGGAGCGTTAGGAGTATATGTGAAACTAAATTGGTTCTTCCTCATTGGTTTACTAGCTCCTGTACCTGTTTGGTTACTAACAAAAATATTCCCAGAGAAAAAATGGATTAGACTGATCAATATGCCTGTAATCCTGGGAGCTACAATGAACATGCCCCCAGCAAGGGCAGTAAACTATATATCATGGGGTGTTGTTGGAATCTTCTTCAACTGTTATATTTACAAAAAATATAAGAGTTGGTGGGCAAGACACAATTACATTTTATCAGCTGGATTGGATGCTGGGATTGCTTTCATGGCGTTATTAGCGTATGTGACTCTTCAAAGCAAGGATATAAATGGTGTAGATTGGTGGGGTTTGACATTTGACGATCACTGTCCCTTGGCTACATGCCCTACAGCTCCTGGGGTTGTAGCCGAAGGATGTCCTGTTCAATAGTGAAAGTTACAACATACGGAATATAGGTACTTGAGTTTATGGGCTATAATTGCGTATCTTGTAATCTCTATTGTAATCTCTACATGTGTATAAAATTAGGATTGCATGTAAATCTATGGCATGGTTTCAGTGTGTACAGTTCATAAATTAATTCTCTTTATGATATAGATCAAAAAATAAtgagcttggaaattttcttcgTCACATGAAATTTGGCAACCTCTGTTTGCAGCCTTAATTTTCATCTGTTGGTTTTTGGGTCCGGAAGACTTTACATAAACTTTGCTAAATCGAGTAACAATGAAACATCACTTTATTATGTTTAGATGAAAACtaatatttttgcacttttccTGACAATTTTCTTTCGGCATTAGTTGCCTACACTTTTTTTATATTGATTTATTTTGTTGAAGCATATACAACTGTATGGCTAGTGTAATTTGGATAAGTATTCTGCTGAAAACATTAAACAAAACATAGATTTTAAGTTTACTTTTTAGATAAAGTCGTGATGCGCCTTGCAGAATCAAAATTAGAAACTAGTGCCATCTTATTAATCGTAGTAAAATCTTATTTTAAAAGACTAGGGGTTACCAAATTCTAAATTTTCTAACATTTCAAATAAATTATCTGGAAATCAAGCTTTTGATCTTGTTGAAACGTAACGCACAAGATTGACTGATACCTTCTGTCCGAAGGATATGTGGTGGAACCTAGCTCTTCTGTTTAAAAACAACCCGTATTTGTTTTCAGACTAATTTTGTGTACAAAATAAGATCTTTAAACATGCTACGGGAACTTGGAAGGAAAGATGAAGCTTGGCGCAAAATGGGTGGCAACGCATTTAATGTGCAGAATCTGCAGATGGTTAAGTATGCCGGAAATATACATCCCAAACGGTGCGGATTCGCCATAATCCGTCTAGAATCAGGTAGGATTAGGATGTCAATCTAAAGCCAAAAAAATCTTAGCAAATTTTAAAACAATCAATCAAATTCAGTTTCTCTATTCGTTAAATCTTGAACACCCATTTATTGATAGGATTTTCATTAAATATTCATACATTTTAATAATCAAACATATAATACCAGATAATCACCTGCACTATTAGCTAATTAGGAGCAAATATGGTTTCTTTCTGTTTAAAGCACTTCTTATTAGATTTAAGATATTCTCGCTTACTAAAGTAGTGATAAGGAACATTGGTAAAATAATAAATCctatagaagaaataaaaaattcttCATTCCATCTATTTGGATCATTAATGTGAATAGTACTCAAAAGCAGATTTAACCCATGCCATGGTATGGCTCGGAAGTCTCCCCTCTAGTTCCAAGTCTATTTTCTATTACGGCGTTTGGATGCACACTCAAAAATAAAAGAGTTTGGTTATAGAATTTTAAAATgacttttagaaacaaaaaaattaactcttctcgaaacaaaatagttttgcttctgacttctgcttctctAGCAGAAGTCAGAAACAGATTTGTATCCAAACACGCTATTAATAAATGAACTCTCTTTATTTATCCATATCATGACAAGAATCAGAAAGATTTTCAAACTACAATAACCTAGGTGATTGTCataaatatttttcatttttaaatAACACTATATATTTGATATGTTACTTCTCAGAGCGATTTAGTGGTTATGACGTCTTcgatattttgatatgttatttcTTAGAATGATTTAACGCTTATGATGTCTTGGATCTTTATTTTTGAAGAAAAACAATCAACAATCGACCAGATTATTCAAAACGACAAGTTAATTACCCGTCTCAGGCTTTGAGACCGACGTTATTACTTATTATATACGTCCACTTTTTATCTCATTAATCATTTTTCTTGACGTGTCTCACATCTAAACCCCGGATCTAGAAACTATGAGCATTTTGGACGTGCACTGATCCCCGAACTTAACATCATGAACTAGTAGGACAGTGACATATCATGGAAAAAGAGTTTAGGAATCAATAATTCTATACATATCTCCACctaaaacaacacaaaaacaaacaaattaaaaaagaaagaaatacaaaaaaaacagAGGGAGCTCTGTCTAGTCATTGTGACATCGGCTAATGTTTCTTAGATGTTTTTTTGAAGTTTATCATCTGAGTAATCAATCCTCTATCAATCCTTGTTATTTTATTCTTGTGATTATCTGTATTCTATCTTTAATTTACAATCTCACGTTTAGTTCTCGTAAAATTGTTACTGCAACTACCATTATCAACATTAAAAACTCAACCAACCAAAATACTTTCATAACATTCAATATCCACAAATTAGTACTGGCATTACTTCTAATTACATACCTTTTCAAACCTACCTAAAAACCTTTGTTAGCTACTTTAAGGATTTTTAATTCAACATCATTACAGAGAGTAATTACCCTCAAACTGTTCATTGTAGAAGCACAATCAAAGAACATTATTCCCATACTACTGTCATTACTTCCTTCCAACAACATAAGCTGGCACTGAAAACTAACAAAACCCTCCGCATCAagcaaaacaacaacaagaaaaacacacatAACTGGCTAATTACCAACAAGATAAACATATACATCAGCAGAATTAAGAAGACCAGAAGCAAGCATAAGcagaacctattcaaaagaaaCTTGTTAATCATTATTAAGAGAATTTAAAAGCCTAATTCCTCCGTTCTTGCTGATACCCCAAGGGAGATTATCATTAATCCTCCCCATCGTAGCTCCAATTGTCTTCTTTTTTAGATTGCTCACCGTAATCACTTCCAAAAGATGCAGGAGATTCATAACTTTCATCGGAATCATCTGAATTGCTCAtatcatcttcatcactttcatcctACAATAATACATCATCATCATCGGATTCCTCACCCTCATGCATGGTCCGAACAAAGATTGTAGGATTGGCCTTCTCATCTTGATACCTCTTATAAAGCTTTTCTTCATGATATTTTACCATCCCCATCTTCTCTTCAGCAGTATCTGAATCTTCCTAACTTGAATTTACCTCTTCGACGAAGTATTCATGacccttttcatcttcatcttcctctgaaTCTGTCTCTGTCGCACTACCACATATCTTCCATTTGTATCATGCAGATCTCTCCCCATACTTTCTACTTTATCTTGCTAATCTTTTCTCCTTCCAAGTAGCGAACTCACCAGCATTGTTCTTTCGCCCTCTTTGGTTCTCAGCCTCTCGATGTCAACGATCTATTTCAATCTGCATAACATTTTTAGATCTCTCCAACTATCGATTATTTAATGACTCTGCTATGCTCGTGACAAGATCATATGAAGCGGTTGTGGGCGGGGATGCAAGGATATGGTCATCAGTGTTTTCCATTCTCTAATCTCTCTTCTCTTACTCTAGTGTTTCCTTTCTGGTTTAAATATTTGCTACAATGGTAGTTTTCTGATCAACCCTTTTTATAGACCCATTATCAATATCATTTATAGTTATTTATGGTGTTTGGTTAAACGTCTTATCTCTTGTCCATTCACGCCAATTTAAATCCATGCGCATCGTCTCCTGAACCATTATTACTCctcgaaaaaatatttgaaaatgcgggggtctaataaccacacccaacaatttgtctagcaatctgagatgacttactccaatacactttctagagaattaactagacagtcagactcaatctagaataaagtatatcaaagagtttaatatctctaactcttaattcaattcacaatcaacaaatagaaatctgcgagcccgattgaatataagaggaattacttgaacggtacaaaagaccaatgttcaagtgtcaatcaatgtaaatcaacaaccaaaggttggatattctaattgattgatcttaatgcacaacctgtgatatatcaattatataacaaaatataatgcggaaaagaaataacacagacaccagaattttgttaacgaggaaaccacaaatgcagaaaaacctcgtgacctagtctagattgaacaccacactgtattaagacgctacagacactaccctactaccaattaacttcggaatggactgtagttgaaccctaaataatcttacactgattcaaggtacagttgcgctccttacgtctctgatcccagcaggatactacacacttgattcccttagctgatctcacccacaactaagagttgctatgacccaaagtcgaagacttgataaacaaatttttctcacgcagaaaagtctataggattgaataaatctgtctcccacagaaatacccaagagtttttgtttcgtcttttgataaatcaaggtgaacatgaaccaattgataaaccggacttatattcccgaagaacaacctagtattataaaccacctcacaataaacttgatcgactagcgaaacaagttattgtggaatcacaaacgatgagacgaaggtgtttgtgattacttttctatctttcctatcagagatataaatctcaagccaattttacaattgcactaaATAACGATAGAAatagaaagatcagatcacgcaactagaaagaaaatagttgggtctggcttcacaatcccaatgaagtcttaaagtcattaacctacagggtatcgataagaaacctaaggttaaaggagaatgaactctagttatgcaactagtagcacacaggaggtgtggggattaggtttcccagttgctagagttctcctttatatagttttcaaatcagggtttgcaatccaagttaccttggtaacaaagtattcaatattcaccgttagatgaaaaacctaattcaaccaagatcatatctttcaaccgtaagatcaaacttagcttgttacacacaaatgaaatgtaccctcatttaggtttatgtaaccgtacccaaatgtgtacaccatgttggttcacaaatagttaaccgaggttagccatatgattactctaatatcaaccttatttatcttaactataactagttcaaatgactcaaatgaaactagttaaagagttgtccaatttctatattctcatggatttatacaagaacacaattgaagcaaaatcggtttgattcactcgaatcgatacatgaacattatagccacgatttgcaaagatttcattccttattgataaaagttttaggttcatgtacaaccgatttagaaagtaaccacttaagtatgcgtacgggtatgcgtacttaaataaccggatttgagtttgttttagttttcaaactcagcagaaattcacggacttgaactttccgccagtatgcatacgggtacgcgtactttaggtaatcaaatgagtttggttttggttttcaaattcagcagaaattcacggacgtgaacttccgccagtatgcgtacgggtacgcatacttacccagtctcctacaacctttttgtatacacacaagtatgcatactttaggctcccggttttggacttacacactaatgtgcgaacacactatgcttatatccaaagatggttacaagattctaaactctttatttcaatcattgaaacatttttctataatgacaatagccgttttcacacactattagcatcaaagcaattttcaagatattgaaataatcattatcaaaacattccaagtcttacaccaaatgattataccacacaaaccatgtaagatgttactcgaaaattttctcatgatataagatgaacttggttgaagcgaaattttaccaacacatatttcgagaaatatgtaagcgagatatactcagctcgaaatctcaaatgtgtatagagaaaactatattgtaatacgactaacgtctcaatataggagatagagtagaaatagactttccaagtgatagatgagtttaagtatcgacataccttttgtcgatgaagttccacgagctctccttagagttcttcgtcttcaagtgataaacgccgtgaagtctaagctcaactacacaaactatgtcatAGTCCTAGATATATATAAAtaggctagatatcaagacttataattttgatcattaacattaacaaacatgcttgagatagcaatgcatgcgagtttgaccgagcagtgctctaacaatattgtcAAAACCTATCTTAAGACGTTTTCATTATTACTTAAACTCTTCAATACTGTCATTAAGTGGTGCATTGATGGTTCCATCACCTAATTTGGATAAGTTTCTTTGGGTACTAATTAAatttattgattttatgcatatTCAAAGATGACAACACCTGTTTAGAGGCGGCATTGTTAACCGGGAAATGTTGGCTAAGCCGGTTGTAACTACATGGGTCATCTGGTTTAATCCTAAAATTTAACACATCAATACCGGTACCCAAAGAAGGTACCATACTCTATACCTTAgttaaaaaaaattcaacaatGAGTCAAAATTCCTTCGCGCCCAAAATATGTCTCTTACCacccaaaaacctaatttcaatacCTTGATTACTTTTGGCACTACGTGCTATTAGTAATATACTTACCATATAAAAGACATCAGCATTCATTTCTCAACCGCCATCATTTCCCTCATGCTTGCGTTGACCTACATCAAGCAAGATCGTTGTTCTCGTACCTATggtggttttatttttattatcccTGCACTGCCAAACCCATGTGATTACTTGTATTCAACTCTCCAGAATCTATCAGAAAAGTGAGGATAAAGTTGCCGGGTCTCTAGCAATTGGTACCATGGTACCCATACATGTCACTACCAATTTTTCCAAAATAAAGACCAGTTTCAACCTTCACATATCTCCCAATTTAAGGTTCAGTCTTCAACAGATAGCTTCATTCATTGTTACCTGAATATCTTTGTGGCATGTCAGCATCTGAGCACATGTTCCCTTATCACATGGCGCCATCGTATCCAGATATGCATTTATAAACATACCCCTACCACACATTTCAAAACTCAGCCTGAACTAATTTTCTCTATTCTCCTTAACTACTC encodes:
- the LOC113348455 gene encoding oligopeptide transporter 5-like gives rise to the protein MTVDSIDNAAFSIDHASSDSKVEEINDAPIEQVKLTVPITDDPTLPCLTFRTWFLGITSCALLAFLGQFFGYRQNPLSLSSVCIQIVVLPIGKVMAATLPTKSITIPLTNWKFTLNPGPFNMKEHVLITIFANTGSSGVYAVNIITIVKAFYHKNLHPMAAMLLTQTTQMLGYGWAGLFRKYLVDSPYMWWPSNLVQVSLFRALHEVERRPKGGLTRLQFFLAVLVASFSYYVIPGYFFPSITSLSLVCWIWKDSITAQQIGSGLHGLGVGSFAFDWNTVASFLGSPLATPAFAIVNILAGFFLIVYVCIPISYWNNIYEAKRFPIYSSHVFTSTGESYNLSRAFNADTFQFDQVGYDAYSPVYLSIFFAFAYGLSFATLTATLSHVALFHGKTIAKMWRQTRATVHDNIGDVHNRLMRSYEPVPQWWFYTILFIMVSLALIACEGFGRQLQLPYWGILLACALALFFTLPIGIIAATTNQAPGLNVITELVIGYLYPGKPLANVAFKTYGYISMTQALTFLGDFKLGHYMKIPPKAMFFVQLVGTVVASSVYFGTSWWLLTTVENICDPSKLPDGSPWTCPSDDVFYNASIIWGVIGPLRMFGALGVYVKLNWFFLIGLLAPVPVWLLTKIFPEKKWIRLINMPVILGATMNMPPARAVNYISWGVVGIFFNCYIYKKYKSWWARHNYILSAGLDAGIAFMALLAYVTLQSKDINGVDWWGLTFDDHCPLATCPTAPGVVAEGCPVQ